The region TGAAGACTATACAGCACGTGCACAAGCAGCATTTTCAAAAATCAGTATAAATGTTGTGGGGTTGCATACTTTTAATAATCCAGAACAAGCCATTTTACAAGCCGAAGCCATTTTTGTTGGAGGAGGAAATACATTTGTTTTAGTAAGTCAGCTTTACAAAGTAAATGCAATCCAAACAATTATAGAAGCAGTCAACAGCGGAACTCCTTATTTAGGTACAAGTGCTGGAAGTAATATTTGTGGTCTAACTATGAATACTACAAACGATATGCCCATAGTTTACCCACCAAGTTTTAAAACTTTAGGATTAGTACCTTTTAATATCAATCCACATTATTTAGATCCAGATGCAACCAGCACCCATATGGGAGAAACTAGAGAAACAAGAATTAAAGAATTTATGTGTTACAATACACAACCTGTTGTGGGACTAAGAGAGGGAAGCTGGCTAGAAGTTAAAGGAAGTACTATAACTTTAAAAGGCCGTTTAACAGCTAGAATTTTTGAACATAACAAGGAGCCTTACGAGTTAAAACCTGAGAGTGATATAAGTCTTTTGAAGTAAAAAAAAAGCTTCATCTGTTGATGAAGCTTTTTAGAGCGAGAGACCGGGTTCGAACCGGCGACATTCAGCTTGGAAGGCTGACGCTCTACCAACTGAGCTACTCTCGCATTACCGGGTGCAAATATACGGATATTAAATAATAGTATCCAAGAAAAATTTACATTTTTTTTAAAAAATGATACCCAAGTATATTAAAGCCCTCATTATAATAAAATTTGTGAGAGGGAAAGTTCTGAACATAGGTGTTTAACTCAGCTGCTTCACAACCTTTTGCCTTTGCATATTTATAAACCCAATTAAATAATTGTTTACCTAATCCTTGATTTCTATAAGCTTCATCAATATAAACATGATCTAATTCTACACTTCTACCTATATAATGTCTTGTAGAAAACCATAAACCACAAATTCCAATCAAAAGATCATTCTGGAAAAGTCCTATGCATTCATAATTTTGGTCGAACATTTCAGTGAAACGTTCAAATAAAACGTCATCAGTATTTTTATTTGAAGTAAATCTCTGCATTAAAGGTATAATTGTGGGTAAGTCTTCCTTTTTTAGCTGTTTAAAAATTGGTGTCATTGAAATTATAGTTGTTGAATATTTTAGTGAATTAACAAAATTAAATAACTTTTAATTAAGACAAGACTTATAAAAACTTTAAAACAGGTATTGCATTTAAATATGTTAATCTCTAACACTATTTAAAAATGATTATCTATTTTTATATTGAGAAACTTACTCAGTTATATTAATTAATAAGTTAAACGTACAAAAACTTAATCAACACTTTATCTTACTCTTATAACAAAATATTATTTTATATGGCTCCAAATATCGATAATAACAAGACACATATTACATTCATTACTGCAGAAGAAACTTACGGCGTTAGACATCCCGTTTTAAGACCAGGTAGACCTATTGAAGATTGTGAGTTTGAAAATGACACACATAAAGACACCTTTCATTTAGGATTATATGTAAATTCATTGCTTATAGGAGTTGTTACCTTTATGAAAGCAAGTAAAGATATATTTGAACATAAAGACCAATATCAGCTTAGAGGTATGGCTGTTTTAGAAGCATATCAAGGCTTACAATACGGCAAATTACTTGTTGAAAAAGGTGAAGGTATCGTAAAAGAAAAAAACGGTAAAATAATATGGTTTAACGCGCGAGAAGTGGCTTTAAAATTTTATACTAAATGTGGTTATAAAATTATAGGAGATGCATTTAATATCCCTAAAGTTGGCACACATTATATGATGTTTAAAATATTGAAATAAGTTTTATACCAACTAACTAAAAATACGACTAAGCCTAACATATGTATGTTGGGCTTTTTTATGTTACATAATATTTGTAAGAAGTAGTAAGGTTAGATTATAAACAAAAAAAATCCTGAACAAAATATTGTTCAGGATTAGTTTAAAAAAGGCGACGACCTACTCTCCCACAAATGCAGTACCATCGGCGCTAATGGGCTTAACTTCTCTGTTCGGAATGGTAAGAGGTGAGCCCCATCGCAATAATCACCTTAAATTATTGGTTGTTGGTTTGTAGTTTTTGGTTGTTGGATCTTTTTCCAACTAATAACCATGAACTAACAACTATCAACCGCGCTCCTAGCGCAAATATCTTAACATATTGAAAAATACCCGGAGGTTATATACATATATACTCTAATAATAATTCTTGTACTCGTCTAAAAAAACAGGCGTACAATAAGCCTATGGGTTATTAGTACTACTCGGCTATGACATTACTGTCTTTACACCTATAGCCTATCAACGTGGTCATCTCCCACGACCCTTTAAAGAAATCTCATCTTGTGGTGGGTTTCGCGCTTATATGCTTTCAGCGCTTATCCCTTCCCAACGTAGCTACTCTGCAATGCTCCTGGCGGAACAACAGATACACCAGAGGTTGGTCCAACTCGGTCCTCTCGTACTAGAGTCAGATCCACTCAAATTTCTAACGCCCACAGTAGATAGAGACCGAACTGTCTCACGACGTTCTGAACCCAGCTCGCGTGCCACTTTAATGGGCGAACAGCCCAACCCTTGGGACCTTCTCCAGCCCCAGGATGTGACGAGCCGACATCGAGGTGCCAAACCCCCCCGTCGATATGAGCTCTTGGGGGAGATCAGCCTGTTATCCCCGGCGTACCTTTTATCCTTTGAGCGATGGCCCTTCCATGCGGAACCACCGGATCACTATGCTCTACTTTCGTACCTGATCGACTTGTAGGTCTCTCAGTCAAGCTCCCTTATGCCATTGCACTCTACGCACGGTTACCAAGCGTGCTGAGGGAACCTTTAGAAGCCTCCGTTACTCTTTTGGAGGCGACCACCCCAGTCAAACTACCCACCAAGCACTGTCCCTTCTGAAGAAGGTTAGACTCTAGATAAGCAAAGGGTGGTATTTCAACAATGACTCCACAACACCTAGCGATGCCGCTTCAAAGTCTCCCACCTATCCTACACATTACTTATCCAAAACCAATACTAAGCTATAGTAAAGGTGCACGGGGTCTTTTCGTCCCACTGCGGGTAATCGGCATCTTCACCGATACTACAATTTCACCGAGCTCATGGTTGAGACAGTGTCCAGATCGTTGCACCATTCGTGCAGGTCGGAACTTACCCGACAAGGAATTTCGCTACCTTAGGACCGTTATAGTTACGGCCGCCGTTTACTGGGGCTTCATTTTAGACCTTCGCATTACTGCTAAGCCCACCACTTAACCTTCCAGCACCGGGCAGGTGTCAGGCCATATACGTCATCTTTCAATTTAGCATAGCCCTGTGTTTTTGATAAACAGTCGCCTGGACCTTTTCACTGCGGCCCATCCGAAGATGGGCGACCCTTCTCCCGAAGTTACGGGTCTATTTTGCCTAGTTCCTTAACCATGAATCTCTCGAGCTCCTTAGAATTCTCATCCCAACTACCTGTGTCGGTTTAGGGTACGGGCTGCTTCTCTCGCTTTTCTTGGAAGTCGCTTCTCTGGATTATCACCTTGACCGTAGTCGCAGTGTACTATCGGAGTGTTACCACATCCTTCAACGTACTATTCCGTCAGTACGCACCAAATATACGCCTCCGTCACTTTTATTGAGAGCAGGTACAGGAATATTAACCTGTTGTCCATCCACTACCCCTTTCGGGTTCGCGTTAGGTCCCGACTAACCCTCAGCTGATTAGCATAGCTGAGGAAACCTTAGTCTTTCGGAGTGCGGGTTTCTCGCCCGCATTATCGTTACTTATGCCTACATTTTCTTTTCTATCCGTTCCAGCATACCTCGCAGTACACCTTCAACACAAATAGAATGCTCCCCTACCACAATTGCTTGTCCATAGCTTCGGTAATATGTTTATGCCCGATTATTATCCATGCCGAACCGCTCGACTAGTGAGCTGTTACGCACTCTTTAAATGAATGGCTGCTTCCAAGCCAACATCCTAGCTGTCAAAGCAGTTCAACCGCGTTTTTTCAACTTAACATATATTTGGGGACCTTAGCTGATGGTCTGGGTTCTTTCCCTCTCGGACATGGACCTTAGCACCCATGCCCTCACTGCTGCAGAACATTTTATAGCATTCGGAGTTTGTCAGGAATTGGTAGGCGGTGAAGCCCCCGCATCCAATCAGTAGCTCTACCTCTATAAAACTATATTGCAACGCTGCACCTAAATGCATTTCGGGGAGTACGAGCTATTTCCGAGTTTGATTGGCCTTTCACCCCTACCCACAGGTCATCCGAAGACTTTTCAACGTCAACCGGTTCGGTCCTCCACTGTATGTTACTACAGCTTCAACCTGCCCATGGGTAGATCACACGGTTTCGCGTCTACCACTACTAACTAAAGCGCCCTATTCAGACTCGCTTTCGCTACGGATCCGTGACTTAATCACTTAACCTTGCTAGCAACGGTAACTCGTAGGCTCATTATGCAAAAGGCACGCCGTCACCCTAATGGGCTCCGACCGCTTGTAAGCGTATGGTTTCAGGATCTATTTCACTCCCTTATTCAGGGTTCTTTTCACCTTTCCCTCACGGTACTAGTTCACTATCGGTCTCTCAGGAGTATTTAGCCTTAACGGATGGTCCCGCCAAATTCACACAGGGTTTCACGTGCCCCGCACTACTCAGGATACCACTATCGCGCCAATCTTTACCTATACGGGACTATCACCCTCTATGGTCACTCTTTCCAAAGTGTTCTAATTCATCATGGTCTGAATAATGTGGTCCTACAACCCCAATGTTGCCGTAACAACACTGGTTTGGGCTAATCCGCGTTCGCTCGCCACTACTTACGGAATCACTTTTGTTTTCTTCTCCTCCGGGTACTTAGATGTTTCAGTTCTCCGGGTTTGCCTCCCTAAGGATACTATATCTTCAATATAGTGGGTTGCCCCATTCGGATATTTGCGGATCACATTGTATGTGCCAATCCCCGCAACTTTTCGCAGCTTATCACGTCCTTCATCGCCTCTGAGAGCCTAGGCATTCCCCATACGCCCTTATTTAGCTTATTGTACTTTTTGCTTTTTTAATGAGTTTGTTTTTAGTTAAAAGCTCGTAAACTTTAACTAAAAACGAATTATTATTGTTTAAAATTTAACCTATATAGTATGTGCAATACTACATAAGCTAATATCTTAATGTATTTTTATGTATCTTTTTCAATATGTCAATGAACGTGTGGCTGTTCTTACTAATTAAATTAGCTTGAATCTTATGCCGTTGTGGAGAATATCGGAGTCGAACCGATGACCTCCTGCGTGCAAGGCAGGCGCTCTAGCCAGCTGAGCTAATCCCCCAAATTTAGTTTTGAGTTCTTAGTTGTTTGTTTTTAGTCCCTAGATCCTCATTGTATCTAACAACGATTAACAATGAACTAACAACTAATACCCAACTTCTAAAATTTCCTTTTCTCATTATATTTAGTAGTCTCAGGCAGACTCGAACTGCCGACCTCTACATTATCAGTGTAGCGCTCTAACCAGCTGAGCTATGAGACTCTAACTATAATAAGTATTTCTTTAAATTAACAGCTAAGAATAAATCATTCCTTTTGCAAAACCTTTACTATCTTCCAATAGTCGTCTTTCTCTAGAAAGGAGGTGTTCCAGCCGCACCTTCCGGTACGGCTACCTTGTTACGACTTAGCCCTAGTTATCGACTTTACCCTAGGCCGCTCCTTGCGGTGACGGACTTCAGGCACTTCCAACTTCCATGGCTTGACGGGCGGTGTGTACAAGGCCCGGGAACGTATTCACCGCATCATGGCTGATATGCGATTACTAGCGATTCCAGCTTCACGGAGTCGAGTTGCAGACTCCGATCCGAACTGTGATAGGGTTTATAGATTCGCTCCACCTCGCGGTGTGGCTGCTCTCTGTCCCTACCATTGTAGCACGTGTGTAGCCCAGGACGTAAGGGCCGTGATGATTTGACGTCATCCCCACCTTCCTCACAGTTTGCACTGGCAGTCTTGTTAGAGTTCCCGACACTACTCGCTGGCAACTAACAACAGGGGTTGCGCTCGTTATAGGACTTAACCTGACACCTCACGGCACGAGCTGACGACAACCATGCAGCACCTTGTAAATTGTCCGAAGAAAAAACTATCTCTAGTCCTGTCAATCTACATTTAAGCCCTGGTAAGGTTCCTCGCGTATCATCGAATTAAACCACATGCTCCACCGCTTGTGCGGGCCCCCGTCAATTCCTTTGAGTTTCATTCTTGCGAACGTACTCCCCAGGTGGGTTACTTATCACTTTCGCTTAGCCACTCAGTCTTGCGACCGAACAGCTAGTAACCATCGTTTACGGCGTGGACTACCAGGGTATCTAATCCTGTTCGCTACCCACGCTTTCGTCCATCAGTGTCAGTATATTATTAGTAATCTGCCTTCGCAATTGGTATTCTATGTAATATCTATGCATTTCACCGCTACACTACATATTCTAACTACTTCATAATAACTCAAGATAACCAGTATCAAAGGCAATTTTACAGTTGAGCTGCAAGATTTCACCTCTGACTTAATCATCCACCTACGGACCCTTTAAACCCAATGATTCCGGATAACGCTTGGATCCTCCGTATTACCGCGGCTGCTGGCACGGAGTTAGCCGATCCTTATTCTTACAGTACCGTCAAGCTCCCTCACGAGGGAGTGTTTCTTCCTGTATAAAAGCAGTTTACAACCCATAGGGCAGTCTTCCTGCACGCGGCATGGCTGGATCAGGCTCTCGCCCATTGTCCAATATTCCTCACTGCTGCCTCCCGTAGGAGTCTGGTCCGTGTCTCAGTACCAGTGTGGGGGATCTCCCTCTCAGGACCCCTATCTATCGCGGTCTTGGTAAGCCGTTACCTTACCAACTAACTAATAGAACGCATGCTCATCTTTTACCGATAAATCTTTAATATAATTGTGATGCCACAACCATATACTATGAGGTATTAATCCAAATTTCTCTGGGCTATCCCCCTGTAAAAGGTAGATTGCATACGCGTTACGCACCCGTGCGCCGGTCGTCATCTGTGCAAGCACAATGTTACCCCTCGACTTGCATGTGTTAGGCCTGCCGCTAGCGTTCATCCTGAGCCAGGATCAAACTCTTCATCGTTAAATTTTTAAGTGTTTCCACTATTACGTTTAACAACTAATGGAATTAAATTTTGGTACTCAAAATGGTTTATTCTTTTTTGTGACATTAACCGTTTCCAGTTAACATCTACGCTGTCAATTCAATATGTTAATGAACTTATTTCTCTTTATTTCTTAACGCGTTTCCTTGTTAAGCGGGTGCAAATATAAAACCCTTTTTTTAATCTCACAATGTTTTTTTGAAGTTTTTTTTAAGCCCGTTTCCGAAACTTTTTAAACCCAATAAAAACACACTGTAAAGAACTTTCTTTTCTAAAAACGTTGCCGTTTTTAGCGGCTGCAAACCTACAACCTTTATTTCTAATAACAATGCTTTATTTAATCTTTTTTAAAATAATTTAAATTCGATTGCAATAGCCTGTTAATGAACTTTTTGCTTAACCAAACTACCGTAGTTGTGTCGCTAAGCGGGTGCAAATATACCACCTTTTATTTCTTTTATCCTAACCTTTTTTTAAAGTTTTTTGAAAAAAATCTTAAGTATCGACATACCAAATAGTTGGATGTGTGATTTTATATTATTTATTCTCTCGGCAATACCAATAGTTATAATTAGGCTTTGCTTTTCATTGTAAACCGTAATGAAATTGTTGCATAACTGCTTTGGCAAACATTTAGAATATTATAAAAAGAAGTTCCATACAATACCAAATCGTAATGCTAAATCACGATAGGGATAGTTTGGGGCAGAGTAATAATCGTAACCAGTAAAGGATGCATTGAAATGTTCTACCTTAAAATAAATTCGTGTCTGCTGAATTTTGGCATTTAAAAAGAAATCAAATCTTGGAAAATTTCCATACTCACGTTCTGTTTGCACATAGAATTCTGCCAACAAAGGGTCGTATGCATTCATATAGTAATCGGTAAAGTAATTAAATGTAACCC is a window of Formosa sediminum DNA encoding:
- a CDS encoding GNAT family N-acetyltransferase, yielding MTPIFKQLKKEDLPTIIPLMQRFTSNKNTDDVLFERFTEMFDQNYECIGLFQNDLLIGICGLWFSTRHYIGRSVELDHVYIDEAYRNQGLGKQLFNWVYKYAKAKGCEAAELNTYVQNFPSHKFYYNEGFNILGYHFLKKM
- a CDS encoding GNAT family N-acetyltransferase; amino-acid sequence: MAPNIDNNKTHITFITAEETYGVRHPVLRPGRPIEDCEFENDTHKDTFHLGLYVNSLLIGVVTFMKASKDIFEHKDQYQLRGMAVLEAYQGLQYGKLLVEKGEGIVKEKNGKIIWFNAREVALKFYTKCGYKIIGDAFNIPKVGTHYMMFKILK
- the pepE gene encoding dipeptidase PepE, with amino-acid sequence MKHMIIASTSTIFNSGYLEYILEDLKTHFNNVKTILFIPYARPGGITHEDYTARAQAAFSKISINVVGLHTFNNPEQAILQAEAIFVGGGNTFVLVSQLYKVNAIQTIIEAVNSGTPYLGTSAGSNICGLTMNTTNDMPIVYPPSFKTLGLVPFNINPHYLDPDATSTHMGETRETRIKEFMCYNTQPVVGLREGSWLEVKGSTITLKGRLTARIFEHNKEPYELKPESDISLLK